The following are encoded together in the Streptomyces sp. NBC_01465 genome:
- a CDS encoding sugar ABC transporter ATP-binding protein, whose protein sequence is MAQAVPAVHAAVHAQGIVKRFGPTVALDDVHLTVQPGESHALVGRNGAGKSTLVGVLTGLHKADAGRVTFGGEPAPAFGDTAAWQSKIACVYQKSMVVPDLTVAENLFLNRFDSGGRLINWKSLRRRAADLLAEYGVDVDPNARAKDLSVEQVQFVEIARALSFGAKLIVLDEPTAQLDARGIQSLFAKLHDLQSQGVAFLFISHHLQEVYELCTAVTVYRDARHVLTAPVAELNKADLVAAMTGEKAAGATAWHAASRSAVEAAEPVLRTEALALEGEFEPLDIEVRPGEVLGIAGAAASGNTALGETLVGMRKATAGRVAVRGVTVKTGSVPHSLDAGIGYIPEDRHRQGLVLERSVAENATLTVADQLGPWGTVLPSRTREFAQTMISSLDIKTTGPEQKVSGLSGGNQQKVVVARALARKPSALVAVRPTAGVDVKSKDSLLGVVRKVADDGSAAVIISDELDDLRVCDRVIALFHGRVVAEYDSGWTDGELVAAMEGVGERT, encoded by the coding sequence ATGGCACAAGCCGTACCAGCCGTTCACGCGGCGGTTCATGCACAGGGCATCGTCAAGCGCTTCGGGCCCACCGTCGCGCTCGACGACGTCCACCTCACGGTGCAGCCCGGCGAGTCGCACGCACTCGTCGGGCGCAACGGCGCGGGCAAGTCCACGCTCGTCGGCGTCCTCACCGGACTCCACAAGGCGGACGCGGGCCGGGTCACCTTCGGCGGGGAGCCCGCGCCCGCCTTCGGGGACACGGCGGCCTGGCAGTCCAAGATCGCCTGCGTCTACCAGAAGTCGATGGTCGTCCCCGACCTCACTGTTGCGGAGAACCTCTTCCTCAACCGCTTCGATTCCGGCGGCCGCCTGATCAACTGGAAGTCGCTCCGCCGCCGCGCTGCCGACCTGCTCGCCGAGTACGGAGTCGACGTCGACCCCAACGCACGGGCCAAGGACCTCTCCGTCGAGCAGGTCCAGTTCGTCGAGATCGCCCGCGCCCTCTCCTTCGGCGCGAAGCTGATCGTCCTCGACGAGCCGACCGCCCAGCTCGACGCCCGCGGCATCCAGAGCCTCTTCGCCAAACTGCACGATCTGCAGAGCCAGGGAGTGGCGTTCCTCTTCATCTCCCACCATCTGCAGGAGGTGTACGAACTGTGCACCGCGGTCACCGTCTACCGCGACGCCCGCCATGTCCTGACCGCGCCCGTCGCGGAGCTGAACAAGGCGGACCTCGTGGCGGCGATGACCGGCGAGAAGGCGGCGGGCGCCACGGCCTGGCATGCGGCCTCGCGGAGTGCGGTGGAGGCGGCCGAGCCCGTCCTGCGTACCGAAGCACTCGCCCTGGAGGGGGAGTTCGAGCCCCTGGACATCGAGGTGCGCCCCGGCGAGGTCCTCGGCATCGCGGGGGCCGCGGCCAGCGGCAACACCGCGCTGGGCGAGACCCTGGTCGGGATGCGCAAGGCCACGGCGGGGCGGGTGGCCGTACGCGGCGTCACGGTGAAAACGGGCAGCGTCCCGCACTCGCTGGACGCCGGGATCGGCTACATCCCCGAGGACCGGCACCGCCAGGGCCTCGTCCTGGAACGCAGCGTCGCGGAGAACGCCACACTCACGGTGGCCGACCAGCTCGGGCCGTGGGGGACCGTACTGCCCTCCCGTACAAGGGAGTTCGCGCAGACCATGATCTCCTCGCTCGACATCAAGACGACGGGGCCCGAGCAGAAGGTGTCCGGTCTCTCCGGGGGAAACCAGCAGAAGGTCGTGGTGGCCCGCGCCCTGGCCCGCAAGCCGAGCGCACTGGTGGCGGTACGGCCGACGGCGGGCGTGGACGTGAAGTCCAAGGACTCACTGCTCGGGGTGGTCCGCAAGGTCGCCGACGACGGCAGCGCCGCAGTGATCATCTCGGACGAACTCGATGATCTGCGGGTGTGCGACCGCGTGATCGCCCTCTTCCACGGGCGAGTGGTCGCGGAATACGACAGCGGGTGGACGGACGGGGAACTGGTCGCCGCCATGGAAGGCGT
- a CDS encoding sugar ABC transporter substrate-binding protein: protein MRVRNSAAAACVVLLAVTALAGCNRDSGSGASDKKVGIDLPRSDSDFWNSYQQYIEKGVKAGDVKALPLTNSQNDIGRLVANVQTFSDQGAKAVVMAPQDTGAIASTLENLNKKKVPVVSVDTRPDKGNVYMVVRADNKAYGTNACKFLGEQLKGKGKVAEFQGDLSSINGRDRSEAFKSCMTANYPGIKVFELATDWKGDVASAKLQSTLAANPDLNGIYMQAGGVFLQPTLALLQQKGLLKPAGTKGHITIISNDGIPEEFDAIKSGKIDATISQPADLYAKYALYYAKAALDGRTFQPGKTDHDSTIIKLPNGLEDQLPAPLVTKANVDDPKLWANQLGKN, encoded by the coding sequence ATGAGAGTGCGTAACTCAGCCGCCGCGGCCTGCGTCGTACTGCTGGCCGTGACAGCCCTCGCCGGCTGCAACCGTGACTCCGGCAGCGGAGCGTCGGACAAGAAGGTCGGCATCGACCTTCCGCGCAGCGACAGCGACTTCTGGAACTCCTACCAGCAGTACATCGAGAAGGGCGTCAAGGCGGGCGACGTCAAGGCGCTGCCGCTGACCAACTCGCAGAACGACATAGGCAGGCTGGTCGCCAACGTCCAGACGTTCAGCGACCAGGGCGCCAAGGCCGTCGTGATGGCTCCCCAGGACACCGGGGCGATCGCCTCGACCCTGGAGAACCTCAACAAGAAGAAGGTCCCGGTCGTCAGCGTCGACACCCGCCCCGACAAGGGCAACGTCTACATGGTGGTGCGCGCCGACAACAAGGCGTACGGGACCAACGCCTGCAAGTTCCTCGGCGAGCAGCTGAAGGGCAAGGGCAAGGTCGCCGAGTTCCAGGGCGACCTCTCCTCCATCAACGGCCGCGACCGCTCCGAGGCCTTCAAGTCCTGCATGACCGCCAACTACCCGGGGATCAAGGTCTTCGAGCTGGCCACCGACTGGAAGGGCGACGTCGCCTCCGCCAAGCTCCAGTCGACGCTCGCCGCCAACCCCGACCTCAACGGCATCTACATGCAGGCGGGCGGCGTCTTCCTGCAGCCCACGCTCGCGCTCCTGCAGCAGAAGGGGCTGCTGAAGCCGGCCGGCACCAAGGGCCACATCACGATCATCTCCAACGACGGGATCCCGGAGGAGTTCGACGCCATCAAGTCCGGGAAGATCGACGCCACGATCTCCCAGCCCGCCGACCTCTACGCCAAGTACGCGCTGTACTACGCCAAGGCGGCCCTGGACGGGAGGACGTTCCAGCCCGGCAAGACCGACCACGACTCCACGATCATCAAGCTCCCGAACGGCCTCGAGGACCAGCTCCCCGCGCCGCTCGTGACCAAGGCGAACGTGGACGACCCGAAGCTGTGGGCGAACCAGCTGGGGAAGAACTAG
- a CDS encoding SDR family NAD(P)-dependent oxidoreductase, producing the protein MSAARDFEGLAALVTGGASGIGAAIATQLLARGARVAVLDRETKGAPDGTLALTADVTDDTAVREAVDAAAAEFGALHTVVSNAGIGAIGTVADNTDDEWTRVLDINVLGMVRTARHALPHLRAVAADRPGCVSITQTCSIAATAGLPQRALYSASKGAVLSLTLAMAADHVREGIRVNCVNPGTADTPWVGRLLDQADDPAAERAALNARQPSGRLVSADEVAAAVLYLASPAAAAVTGTALAVDGGMQGLRLRPAE; encoded by the coding sequence ATGAGTGCAGCACGCGACTTCGAAGGACTCGCGGCCCTGGTCACCGGAGGCGCATCCGGTATCGGAGCGGCCATCGCGACCCAGCTGCTGGCCCGGGGCGCGCGCGTCGCCGTACTCGACCGGGAGACCAAGGGAGCGCCGGACGGCACCCTCGCGCTGACCGCCGACGTCACCGACGACACCGCCGTACGGGAAGCGGTCGACGCCGCCGCCGCCGAGTTCGGCGCGCTGCACACCGTCGTCTCCAACGCGGGGATCGGGGCCATCGGCACCGTCGCCGACAACACCGACGACGAGTGGACGCGCGTCCTCGACATCAACGTCCTCGGCATGGTCCGCACCGCCCGGCACGCGCTGCCCCACCTGAGGGCCGTGGCAGCCGACCGCCCCGGCTGCGTCTCCATCACCCAGACCTGCTCCATCGCGGCGACCGCGGGCCTCCCGCAGCGCGCGCTCTACAGCGCCAGCAAGGGCGCGGTCCTCTCGCTGACCCTCGCCATGGCGGCCGACCACGTCCGCGAGGGAATCCGCGTCAACTGCGTCAACCCCGGCACCGCCGACACCCCCTGGGTCGGCCGCCTCCTGGACCAGGCCGACGACCCGGCGGCCGAGCGAGCCGCGCTCAACGCCCGCCAGCCGTCGGGGCGCCTCGTCTCCGCCGACGAGGTCGCCGCAGCCGTGCTCTATCTCGCCAGCCCCGCGGCAGCAGCCGTGACCGGCACCGCACTCGCAGTCGACGGCGGGATGCAGGGACTTCGCCTGCGCCCCGCCGAGTAA
- a CDS encoding enolase C-terminal domain-like protein, with the protein MSPTVTSCTDIEVFDIRFPTSDHLDGSDAMNPDPDYSAAYVVLRTDAGDGIEGHGFCFTIGRGNDVTAAAIEALRPYVVGRPVPRTAAQLASLYFDLTHDSQLRWLGPEKGVMHMAAGALVNAAWDLAAKAAGKPVWQFLADMTPEEIVSLVDFRYLTDVLTPDEALALLRAAEPGRAGRAERLRANGYPAYTTSPGWLGYDDEKLVRLSKEAVAEGFAQIKLKVGADLPDDVRRMKLARAAVGPDIRIAVDANQRWDVPDAVRWMEALAPFDPHWIEEPTSPDDILGHAAVRAGQPVKVATGEHVANRVVFKQLLQAGAVDFVQIDAARVAGVNENVAILLLAAKYGVPVCPHAGGVGLCELVQHLSMFDYVAVSGTDEDRVIEYVDHLHEHFVDPVVIEGGRYRTPLSPGFSARMHPESITAHRYPDGSVWQARRTTLEVNS; encoded by the coding sequence ATGAGTCCGACCGTCACGTCGTGCACGGACATCGAGGTGTTCGACATCCGTTTTCCCACCTCGGATCATCTGGACGGCTCGGACGCGATGAATCCCGACCCCGACTACTCCGCCGCGTACGTAGTGCTCCGCACCGACGCGGGCGACGGCATCGAGGGCCACGGCTTCTGCTTCACCATCGGCCGGGGCAACGACGTCACCGCCGCCGCCATCGAGGCGCTCCGCCCGTACGTCGTGGGCAGACCCGTGCCGCGCACGGCAGCCCAGCTCGCCTCGCTCTACTTCGACCTCACGCACGACTCCCAACTGCGCTGGCTCGGCCCCGAGAAGGGCGTGATGCACATGGCGGCGGGCGCCCTCGTCAACGCCGCCTGGGACCTGGCCGCCAAGGCGGCCGGGAAGCCCGTCTGGCAGTTCCTCGCCGACATGACGCCCGAAGAGATCGTCTCGCTCGTCGACTTCCGCTACCTCACCGACGTCCTCACCCCCGACGAGGCCCTCGCCCTCCTCCGCGCCGCCGAACCCGGCCGCGCCGGGCGCGCCGAGCGGCTGCGGGCCAACGGCTACCCGGCGTACACCACGTCGCCCGGCTGGCTCGGCTACGACGACGAGAAGCTGGTCCGCCTCTCCAAGGAGGCCGTCGCCGAGGGCTTCGCGCAGATCAAACTGAAGGTCGGCGCCGATCTCCCCGACGACGTACGGCGGATGAAGCTCGCCCGCGCCGCCGTCGGCCCCGATATCCGTATCGCCGTCGACGCCAACCAGCGCTGGGACGTGCCGGACGCGGTCCGCTGGATGGAGGCGCTCGCCCCGTTCGACCCGCACTGGATCGAGGAGCCGACCAGCCCCGACGACATCCTCGGCCACGCGGCCGTCCGCGCGGGACAGCCCGTCAAGGTCGCCACCGGCGAACACGTCGCCAACCGCGTCGTGTTCAAGCAGCTGCTCCAGGCAGGGGCCGTCGACTTCGTCCAGATCGACGCCGCCCGTGTCGCCGGCGTCAACGAGAACGTCGCGATCCTGCTGCTCGCCGCCAAGTACGGCGTCCCGGTCTGCCCGCACGCGGGCGGCGTCGGCCTGTGCGAACTGGTCCAGCACCTCTCGATGTTCGACTACGTCGCGGTCTCCGGCACCGACGAGGACCGCGTCATCGAGTACGTCGACCACCTCCACGAGCACTTCGTCGACCCCGTCGTCATCGAGGGCGGCCGCTACCGCACCCCCCTCTCGCCGGGCTTCTCCGCCCGGATGCATCCTGAATCGATCACCGCACACCGCTATCCCGACGGGTCCGTATGGCAGGCCCGGCGCACCACCCTGGAGGTCAACTCATGA
- a CDS encoding PAC2 family protein yields MIELEGVPELIDPVMVAAFEGWNDAGDAASAAVAHLDREWKGEVFAALDAEDYYDFQVNRPTVFLDGGVRKITWPTTRLSVVRIGGDKPRDLVLVRGIEPSMRWRSFCNEILGFAHELGVEMVVVLGALLGDTPHTRPVPVSGVTSDADLARTMDLEETRYEGPTGIVGILQEACTHAGVPAVSLWAAVPHYVSQPPNPKATLALLNRLEDLIDLRIPLGELPEDARAWQLGVDQLAAEDSEVAEYVQTLEEARDTAELPEASGEAIAREFERYLRRRDGGPGQGPGSHATDGESPSYLRDTSSGRTRPPKPQRPEPGPDSEVRPEDGEGPDAPESSDE; encoded by the coding sequence GTGATCGAGCTCGAGGGAGTTCCCGAGCTGATCGACCCGGTCATGGTGGCCGCGTTCGAGGGCTGGAACGACGCCGGCGACGCCGCCTCCGCCGCGGTCGCGCATCTGGACCGGGAGTGGAAGGGCGAGGTGTTCGCGGCGCTCGACGCCGAGGACTACTACGACTTCCAGGTCAACCGGCCCACCGTCTTCCTGGACGGCGGGGTCCGCAAGATCACCTGGCCAACGACGCGTCTCTCCGTGGTCCGGATCGGCGGCGACAAGCCGCGCGACCTCGTCCTGGTCCGCGGCATCGAACCGTCCATGCGCTGGCGTTCGTTCTGCAACGAGATCCTCGGCTTCGCCCATGAACTGGGCGTCGAGATGGTGGTCGTCCTGGGCGCGCTGCTCGGCGACACCCCGCACACCCGGCCGGTTCCGGTCAGCGGGGTCACCTCCGACGCGGATCTGGCGCGGACGATGGATCTGGAGGAGACGCGGTACGAGGGTCCGACGGGCATCGTCGGCATCCTCCAGGAGGCGTGCACGCACGCGGGCGTTCCGGCGGTGAGCCTGTGGGCCGCGGTCCCGCACTACGTGTCGCAGCCGCCGAACCCGAAGGCGACGCTCGCCCTCCTCAACCGCCTGGAGGACCTGATCGACCTGCGCATCCCGCTGGGCGAACTGCCCGAGGACGCACGGGCCTGGCAGCTGGGCGTGGACCAACTGGCCGCCGAGGACAGCGAAGTGGCCGAGTACGTACAGACGCTGGAGGAGGCCAGGGACACCGCGGAGCTCCCCGAGGCGTCCGGCGAGGCCATCGCCCGCGAGTTCGAGCGGTATCTGCGCAGGCGGGACGGGGGTCCCGGCCAGGGTCCTGGATCGCACGCCACGGACGGCGAATCGCCCTCGTACCTCCGTGACACCTCCAGCGGCCGGACCCGGCCGCCGAAGCCGCAGCGCCCCGAACCCGGACCGGATTCCGAAGTGCGGCCCGAGGACGGCGAAGGGCCCGACGCACCCGAATCCTCCGACGAATAA
- a CDS encoding SMP-30/gluconolactonase/LRE family protein — MHRSFARRRLLQGAVALGGAALLTPLGAAAEAAGSTATTGTAGSAGGRWPSGFPLPNGFQPEGIAIGTRPYAYVGSIAHGSVHRASLATGRGRTVVEGAGPDHPVIGLKLDEQYGRLFLCGGVSREIRVADLRTGRVVRSYTVGSEGTMVNDVVLTPGAAWFTDSYKAQLYRLPLGRRGELGAVTTVPLSGDWVQGADFTANGIARTPDGRALIVADTVADGGSLMRVDPRTGRARKVDIGALQLPYADGLLLLGRTLYVVQQQLNAIDVVELNEAGTRGRAVTRITDPAHFRIPTTAAAWGGRIYLPNARFDVVPTPDTDYDVVSVRKV; from the coding sequence ATGCACCGTTCCTTCGCACGTCGAAGACTTCTCCAGGGGGCTGTGGCCTTAGGAGGAGCGGCACTTCTCACTCCGCTCGGCGCCGCGGCCGAAGCGGCCGGATCAACCGCAACGACCGGAACAGCCGGATCAGCCGGAGGGCGATGGCCCTCCGGCTTTCCTCTGCCCAACGGCTTCCAGCCCGAGGGCATCGCGATCGGCACGCGCCCGTACGCCTACGTCGGCTCGATCGCCCACGGCTCCGTCCACCGGGCGAGCCTGGCCACAGGACGGGGCAGGACCGTCGTCGAGGGGGCGGGCCCCGACCACCCGGTGATCGGGCTCAAACTCGACGAGCAATACGGGAGGCTCTTCCTGTGCGGCGGGGTGAGCCGGGAGATCCGGGTCGCCGACCTGCGCACGGGCCGGGTCGTGAGGTCGTACACCGTCGGCTCGGAAGGGACGATGGTCAACGATGTGGTGCTGACGCCGGGCGCGGCCTGGTTCACCGACTCCTACAAGGCGCAGCTCTACCGGCTGCCGCTCGGACGCCGCGGCGAGCTCGGTGCCGTCACGACGGTCCCGCTGAGCGGCGACTGGGTGCAGGGCGCCGACTTCACGGCCAACGGGATCGCCCGGACGCCGGACGGCAGGGCGCTGATCGTGGCCGACACGGTGGCGGACGGCGGCTCGCTGATGCGGGTGGATCCGCGGACCGGACGGGCGCGCAAGGTCGACATCGGGGCGCTCCAACTGCCGTACGCGGACGGTCTGCTGCTGCTCGGGCGCACGCTCTACGTCGTGCAGCAGCAGCTGAACGCCATCGATGTGGTCGAGCTGAACGAGGCCGGCACACGGGGCAGGGCGGTCACCAGGATCACCGACCCCGCGCACTTCAGGATCCCCACGACGGCGGCGGCCTGGGGCGGCCGGATCTATCTGCCGAACGCTCGCTTCGACGTGGTGCCCACCCCGGACACCGACTACGACGTGGTCTCGGTCCGGAAGGTCTGA
- a CDS encoding S8 family peptidase encodes MTDQALPGDGPGTAGPGPHGTGFTYQGAAPELIVVARAEARLRAGAEGIRSAAGADVSALSMFLSDEQLALEPLFGHEERLSSAVPLQAEPGLLGTMPDLSLFYRVRGAGDRGQELTARLAALPEIATAYVKPGAVPASMPQQRLEGDKRLKEGTPATPDFTGRQGYLNAAPEGVDAYWAWQRPGGSGEGITVVDVEGAWQLGHEDLAEKLAGIVIGSPIQDVAWRNHGTAVLGVIGGDRDEKGITGIAPGAVTAAASFQGIGTAAAIHAAADRLSPGDIVLIELHRPGPRFDFADRDDQRGYIALEWWPDDFAAIRWATAKGILVVEAGGNGAESLDDAVYERRPDEFPEGWRNPFNPSNQGSGAVLVGAGAPPPGTHGRDHGPDRSRLSFSNYGARLDAQGWGRETTTTGGFWDQPGDLQGGAEEIAWYTDTFSGTSSASPVVVGALASLQGMLKASGLAPMTSDRARDVLRTTGSPQQDAPGRPASQRIGNRPDIKAAVTRLLPSAIGSGQAERYWDELMPYPHELPPRLRLFVAGAWRNLNNPAPDIRQAVHTAFAGGRPDVRVWFSDDEVVGLVVSG; translated from the coding sequence ATGACCGATCAGGCACTCCCGGGCGACGGACCCGGAACGGCGGGCCCCGGACCCCACGGAACAGGATTCACCTATCAAGGAGCCGCGCCGGAACTGATCGTCGTTGCCCGGGCCGAGGCGAGGCTGCGTGCCGGCGCCGAAGGCATCCGGTCGGCGGCGGGGGCGGACGTATCGGCTCTGTCCATGTTCCTCAGCGACGAACAGCTCGCCCTGGAACCGCTGTTCGGCCACGAGGAGCGGCTGAGCTCGGCCGTTCCCCTGCAGGCCGAACCCGGCCTCCTGGGCACCATGCCCGACCTCTCGCTCTTCTACCGGGTACGGGGCGCGGGCGACCGCGGCCAGGAACTGACCGCCCGGCTCGCGGCTCTCCCCGAGATCGCGACGGCGTACGTCAAGCCCGGAGCCGTGCCCGCGTCGATGCCGCAGCAGCGGCTCGAGGGCGACAAGCGCCTCAAGGAGGGCACGCCCGCGACCCCCGACTTCACCGGCCGGCAGGGCTACTTGAACGCCGCACCCGAAGGCGTCGACGCCTACTGGGCGTGGCAGCGTCCGGGCGGCTCCGGCGAGGGCATCACGGTCGTCGACGTCGAGGGCGCCTGGCAGCTGGGCCACGAGGATCTCGCGGAGAAGCTCGCGGGCATCGTCATCGGCTCGCCGATCCAGGACGTCGCCTGGCGCAACCACGGCACGGCCGTGCTCGGCGTCATCGGCGGCGACCGCGACGAGAAGGGCATCACCGGCATCGCCCCCGGGGCGGTCACCGCGGCGGCGTCCTTCCAGGGCATCGGCACTGCGGCGGCCATCCACGCGGCGGCCGACCGGCTGTCCCCCGGCGACATCGTGCTGATCGAACTCCACCGTCCAGGACCGCGGTTCGACTTCGCGGACCGCGACGACCAGCGCGGCTACATCGCGCTGGAGTGGTGGCCCGACGACTTCGCGGCGATCCGCTGGGCGACGGCCAAGGGCATCCTCGTGGTGGAGGCCGGCGGAAACGGCGCCGAGAGCCTCGACGACGCCGTCTACGAGCGCAGGCCCGACGAGTTCCCCGAGGGCTGGCGCAACCCCTTCAACCCCTCCAACCAGGGCTCGGGCGCCGTACTGGTCGGCGCGGGCGCTCCCCCGCCCGGCACCCACGGCCGCGACCACGGCCCCGACCGCTCCCGGCTCTCGTTCTCCAACTACGGGGCACGGCTCGACGCCCAGGGCTGGGGCCGCGAGACCACCACGACCGGAGGCTTCTGGGACCAGCCCGGTGACCTCCAGGGCGGCGCCGAGGAGATCGCCTGGTACACGGACACCTTCTCGGGCACCTCGTCGGCATCGCCGGTGGTGGTCGGCGCCCTGGCCTCGCTGCAGGGCATGCTCAAGGCCTCGGGGCTCGCCCCGATGACCTCCGACCGGGCCCGTGACGTACTCCGTACGACGGGATCCCCTCAGCAGGACGCCCCGGGACGGCCCGCGTCGCAGCGGATCGGCAACCGGCCCGACATCAAGGCGGCCGTGACCCGGCTGCTGCCCTCGGCGATCGGCTCGGGCCAGGCAGAGCGCTACTGGGACGAGCTCATGCCGTATCCCCATGAACTTCCGCCGCGTCTAAGGCTGTTCGTGGCCGGTGCCTGGCGGAATCTGAACAACCCCGCGCCCGACATCCGCCAGGCGGTGCACACCGCCTTCGCGGGGGGACGGCCGGACGTACGTGTCTGGTTCTCGGACGACGAGGTTGTCGGCCTGGTCGTCTCCGGCTGA